Proteins encoded within one genomic window of Humulus lupulus chromosome 1, drHumLupu1.1, whole genome shotgun sequence:
- the LOC133780080 gene encoding uncharacterized protein LOC133780080 encodes MGVCASTQIPTTKRLTAGGFNQRGSTAVADRIRRMPTNTAKVINAVDGLLQEFAAPIQAKQVTSKNPNWFLCNAETMSVGACLSRAADEEELQPGQIYFLLPESRAQKPLSLPDLCSLAITASSALCKSQPATVDRLNSSKKCNDTPNLRRKSR; translated from the coding sequence atggggGTCTGTGCTTCGACTCAAATTCCGACCACGAAGAGACTAACCGCCGGCGGATTCAACCAGAGAGGCTCCACGGCGGTGGCGGATCGAATCCGACGGATGCCCACGAACACCGCCAAGGTGATCAACGCCGTAGATGGCCTGCTACAGGAATTCGCGGCGCCGATCCAAGCCAAACAGGTGACCTCGAAGAATCCCAACTGGTTCCTCTGCAACGCAGAGACCATGTCTGTGGGAGCGTGCCTCTCACGCGCCGCCGATGAGGAGGAGCTGCAGCCGGGTCAAATCTACTTCTTGTTGCCGGAGTCGCGTGCCCAGAAGCCCCTTTCGCTACCGGACCTCTGTTCTTTGGCCATCACGGCCAGCTCGGCCCTCTGTAAAAGTCAACCCGCCACCGTTGACCGGCTGAATTCTAGTAAAAAGTGTAACGACACCCCGAACTTGAGGAGGAAA